The window TACACTTTCTCCCGTTTATTTTTATCTTTCCGGTTCTAATTGCGGAATATATCCTTGAAAGAGGTGTTTTTGCCAAGAATTTACGCAATATCCTGTCAATACGTCTTCCCTCATCGTTTTCAGCTATAATAAAAACCCCGTTTTCTCCGTTCATTTTAATATTATACACCATTATATGGGCTTTATTAAGAGGTATTGAAAATACATTTAAAATACCTATAAAAGGCTTCTTTTTTTAATTCAATTTTATATGGCCTTACAGGTATTGACAAAAGAGCCGTTTTGTAGAAAATTAGAAGTATGCTCGGAATAATACAAAAAGAACAGCTGATTATGCTTTTTTCAAGTCCCATTTTTTTGGCGGCTGTAACAAGCTGGCTTTTAAGTCAGTTTATAAAAACTATATTTGCAATGTTTAACTCTTCCATACGAAGCCCTTTGGATTTCTTTGAACTTATTTTATGGAGAACGGGCGGTATGCCTTCAAGTCATTCCGCTTTGGTCGCCTCGTTGACCGTGAGCATAGGTATAAGACACGGATTCGACTCGGATTTATTTATTTTTGCAATTTTTGTTGCTATGATAGTTATACGCGATGCGGTGGGCGTCAGAAGGTCCAGCGGTTTACAGGCAAGAGCATTAAACGATTTGGGAGCAAAATTTTCTGAAATAAATTCTTCTTACTCGTTTAAACCGGTGCGCGAAATTCAGGGACATAAACCCGTGGAAGCCGTTGCTGGAATTATTTTAGGCACAATTACCGCAATTTTATTTGCATATTTCGGATAGTACATAGATGAAAAAAACAAAAAATTATTTTTTTAGTTTGGATATTGCCTCAAGCTGTTTATTTTTGTGCTCTTTGTTTTTTTTAATTTTTATTCCCGTAACCGAAAAAGACACGATTTGGCATTCTTACAGAATTCTTTTTTTACCTATGAGTGCCGATGAAAGTGCAATCCTTAAGGCTGCCGAAGAAAGCGGTATAAAAAATATAATATCCTCATTAACGATAAAACAGCGTTTTGCAAAACTGGACGAAAACAACTATACCGGCTTTCCTTTTACCGATAAAGAAAGATATGCGGCGTGGTTTATAAACGACCAGGAAAATATACGCTATATGTATATTCACATAAGCGAAAATATTCCGCCTCAATTTTTTAAATACTTAAAAAATAATACCGAAGCCTTTTATATAGAAAGAAAAGCGGGTTTTTCACTTTTTCAATTTATATCGGCAGCCGCATTCTTTTTAATTGCATTTTACTTTACAAGCCGTAAAGATTTTTACTTATTCGCCTCGCTGCCATTTATAGTTTATGCAGGCATTCAGTCAGGAATTTTAGCGCTGTCCGCATCTATTTTAATGATGTTCACACTTGCTTTTTGGACGGAAGCGGTAGGCTCGTATTTAAAATTTACAAAGGAGCAAATTATCAGCAGAATTAAAAAAAATCCGCTTTTGGTTTTTTTACCCTTTATTTCATTTGTTGTTGCGAAATTCAACAGCAATATATCGCTGCTGGTTTTTATTTTAGCCGTTATTGCCGCAGCTTCTTTTACTTATATTTCCGAACGTATACGCTTTTTTATTCATAAAAATTCGGAAACTAAAAAACTTCATAAAACAATAACTCCTTATATAATGAATCCCAAATCGATTGCAAAATTTTGGGAATCCAAAAAATTATTTACCGTTTCAGGAGCGGCGGCTTTTTTTATTATATTTTCCAGCCTTATTTTACACATGGGTTTTAATAAAACGCTTCAGGCATACAAAAATATCCTTTACTTGCCGGTTCCGGTTAACGGTGTTGAAATTACAGGATTTTCAAAACAGGCTTTTGATAAACTTAAAGAAATAAGAACCGGTGAAGACTTACCGGATTTAGGCAATCTGATTTCCGATTTATGGAATTCCAACATAAAGCCGTACGTTAAATCGAATGAGAACACGGAAAATTATAATGAAATTAAATACTCGGATTTTTCGGTAGACAGTAACGGAATGATAACGGAAAATGCGGGAACCGCTTTCAGTTTTGACGATGAATTTATAAAAACGGCTTTGGCCTTTAGAGAAAGCCCTTCAATTGAAGATTTACTTTATTCGGAGGGGCGTTTTATAACCGCAGCATATACGGGAAGAAAATTTCCGCTTAACAGCTTTAATACGGCCGCTTTACTGGTAGCCGTACTTTCCTCATTTATGCCGGTTACAATTATTTTATTGAGAGTGTTAAACAAATGACGGATTTTTTAACTTTTAGATGCGGAAAAGAGCTTTTAGAATACCCGCACAGTTCAACTGTTCTTGAAGGAAACGCATTTTTACCGCAAATTGCCTTTATTCCCATTTCATACGGCGGGAAAAAAGTACCGGAACCTCTTGTTTTACGGGGCGAATTTGTAAGAGAAGGACAGATGATTGCACGCGGAAGCGGAATCGGAGCCGTAAATGCCTACTCTTCAATACCGGGCATAGTATACGATTTTGTGGGATTTGATTTACCTGACGGAAGAACCATTCACTCGGTTGCCGTAAAACTTGAAGGCTCTTTCGATATTTTAGGTAAACCGGCGGCAAATTATTCTTGGAAAAACAGCGCATCTTCAGAACTTTTACATGCAATAGATTTTGCGGGTGTTTTAAATACCGCCTCTACAACGGGAGAAGCTCTTGCGTACCAATTACGCTCCGCAATTAAATCGGGCGGAAAATCCGTTTGTATAAACCTTTTTGATAAAGACCCTTCATGCGGTTTGGACGCGATTTTATTCGATACATTTTATAATGAGGTTGCCGAAGGAATAGGAATAGCCGCAAAAATTTTAAATGCGTCTACTGTAGTATGTATTCATAAATTCGGTAAAAACGATAAAGCGAAACTGGAAAAAATCTCCGAAGCGTGCGGTAATTCCGCAGTGGAATTTATAAAAGCAAGTCCATGCTATCCTTTTATAAGAAACTACATTCCTAAAAAAAATACGGACAGTTTATGGCTTGATATTTCTACAGCACTTCAAACATACGAAGCAGTCCGTACAAATAACCCCATTACCGCCTCATACGTACTTATTTCAGGCAAAGCCGTAAACGAACCTAAGGTATTAAAAGCAAGAATAGGCACTCCTATAGGAAATCTGATAGAAGAATGCGGCGGATTTAAATCCAATCCCGAACATATTATTTTAAACGGCCTTATGTGCGGGTTTTCAATCGATAATTTGGATATTCCCGTTACAAAAAATTTAAAGTCCATTCATATTTGCGGAAAAGAAACGGTAAAACATTACTCGCCTTCGGAATGTATTAACTGCGGACTTTGTTTTAATTCTTGCCCGTTATATCTTGAACCTAAAAAAATAGTAAAAGCAATAGAAAGCGGAAACCTCAATGATGAAATCATAAAACAGATAAGTTTATGTAAAAAATGCTCATGCTGCTCATCATGCTGCCCTGCAAGAATTCCGTTATCCGCAATAATTGCCGAAACTCGTGAACAACTGAAAAGAGAGAGGAATATAAAATGAATACCGAATCGGCTAATAGACTGGGCTCATCGCCTTTTATTTATACGCGCTTTACTTCCAAAAAGGCAAATTTTATTATAATCTCGCTTCTTTTAATTCAATTTGGGGTTTTAATTGCAATGGGAGACTTTTTTGCCGGTTTAAATATTCTCTTTGCCGCGGCGGGTTCCTGCGCTGTAGAATATTTTATGCAATATCTTAATTTGCAAAAATTTAAATTTTCCTCCGAAGCCGTTATAACGGGACTTTTAATAGGTTTTTTTATGCCCTCGGAAATAGGATTTATTTTTACATTCTTTTTAAGTGCAATTTCAATTTTTATTTCAAAAACCCTATTCGGGGGTACGGGTTCAAATTGGGTAAATCCGGCAGCCCTTGCCGTTTGCATCGCCTATATTTCGCGCCCCTCGGTATTTCCGCCCGTACTTTCGCAAATTGCACTTTTAAAAGAAAAGGGCGGTATGTTTGCCGTACTGGACTCGGGAACTCTTTCCCGCGTAAAGGCCGATTTTACAATTACATCAACTCTTAATTCCATTTTACTTCACGGAGTCGGAGTAACCCTGCCTGAAGGATATATAAGCTTATTTTTAAATTCATCCTCTCCCATTCCGGCTTTCAGATATAATCTTATAACACTTATATCTTCAATAGTTTTATTTTCACTGCGCATCACCGATTATATTTTACCTTTTATTTTTATTGCGGTTTATGCATTCCTTGTTTGGATTTTTGCACAGGTACCAGTAACGGGCATTTATTTTTCGGGAGATATTTTATCTGCAATTTTAACAAGCGGAGTTTTATTCACGGCTTTTTTGTTTTATCGGAATCCTCTTCCGCACCCAAAACAAAATACGGTAAGGCGTTTTCGGGGTTTTTGACGGGAGTTTCAGCATTCTTTATTTGCGGAGCGGGCTCTTCTCCCTCAGGGATACTTTTTGCCGTACTGATTACAAACATCTTTACGCCGCTTATAGAAAAAATGGAAGTAAAAATTCAAACTTTAAAAAGGAAACGTTATGAATAATGAAACTAAAGAAAAATTAAAAAAAAGCGGAATTTTATCCGGTATTTTTTTAGCCGCCGTTTTGATTTTGTGGGGAACGTCTCATTTAGGTTATATTCTGAAAGAAGAAATTTATATAAAATCCGCAGAAACCGTATTTGCCCATTCTCCCTTATGCACCGAAATTAAAAATGCCAAGCTGTTAAAAACTTCTTCAAAAAAAATTACAGCACCGAATTTTTTCAATGCTATTTTTAATGCGGAACATAACGGCTCTTCCATAAGCGTTATCTTTGTAAATATGACGGGGAAATACGGAACATATCAGGGAATGTTCGTTTGCAAAGAATATAATGCAAAAGATAAGCAGGAAAATTCGGTAAAATTTTGCGGATTGGCGGGAAATATAGATTTAAATAAACAACCCGACTATTACGGAATTACTCCGCTCATAATAAACAGTATGCGGCAAAAGATAGAAAAACAATGGATAACACAAAGAGGTTTTACAAAATGATACAAAATAAAACTATGACGCCTTTTATGCTCGGCTTATGTCCGCTTATTCCCGCATCTTCAAATTTCGCTTACGGGCTTGTTTTCTCAGGCTGCGTTTGGGTTATATTTTTTTCAGGACTTCTTGCGGAAATAATTACGGAAATGTTGGGATTAAAAAAAAGCAAAGAAATATTTATAAAAACCTTTATTGCAGCAGCAGCAGCCTTTTTAAATTTTTTATTACAAGGATTATTTCCTATTATTCAAGGAAGTATTCAACTTTACATCTATATTTTAGGATTTTCATATATAATTTTATTAAGTTTGGAAGATTATCACGACAATGTAGAATCTTTGGAATTTCCGCTTGTATATTCCGTTTTAGCGCTGTCTCTTTCGCTGCTGCGGGAAATATTTGCTTTCGGAACCCTTTCTATCCCCTCCCCTTCCGGCTTTTTAACGCTTAATCTCCCGTATTTCGCCGAAAATCCTCCTATGCGTTTTTTGGGAACAACTGCCGGAGCTTTTATTTTATCGGCACTCGCCGCATGGATTATTCTTTCAATAAAACGCGGCTCGATTTTACCGTTCAGGAGCGTAAAATAATGAATATTTTTTTGACCGTTTTATTTTATACATTTGCTTCTTCCCTTATCTTTGTTTACGGAATAGGACTTGAACGCGTTTTTATTCATTCCGAAAACAAAACCGGACTATATGTTTTTATTTTAAAAACTCTTGCAAAACTGTTTCTTTCGGTAAGCGTATTATGGTTTATAAATATCTATGCACTTTTACCTATAGGAGCGAATTTTATTTTACCGGTAATTTCCGTTTTAATTCTTTCTCTTTCGGAAACGGCGGACAATATTTTATTTTCCAAATTTTCAACTCCCGAAAAAAAAGAAACCGTATTCAGCTGGGCTTTGGTATTTTTTATTTTATATGAGGCAGGCTCATACATGGAAGCCGTAATTATAATCGGTTCCGCCTGCACGGGGCTTTTAATTTTTTCGCAAATACTGAATGCAATAAAACAAAAAACGGAAGAAGGAAATGCTCACGGCGAAATAAAAGCTTATACCCTCGTATTATTGGGAATAGGCTTTTTGACAACCGCTTTTTATGTTACCGATATTTCATGGGTTTTCGGTTTGGTAAAGTGATTGACAAACAATATCGGTATATTTTATAATTTTAAACCCTTAGAAAATTTATATTTTCTATGGCTATTTATTTTTAATTTAAGTAAATTTTAAGGAAAGTTTTGTGGAAAACAACCGTAAAAAAAAGATTGAAATATGCTTTACTCTTCATACGGATTACAGCGTAATAGATGCCATATCCAAATCCGATTACACACAAATTTACAAGGATATTTTTTCGAATTTATACGGAGCACCGTCAATTCCGTTTTCCTTCGCTTTAAGCGGAGGCTTTTTAGAATGGGCGCAAAAAGAAAACTCCCATTTTTTCAATGTACTTTCGGAAATGCTGAAAAGAAAACAAATTGAAATAATAGGAAATGCCTTTTACGAACCGCTCCTTTCAATGATTCCGCCGTCGGATTTAATAGGTCAAATAGAATATATGACCGATATATTGCGAAAACATTTTTATAAACGCCCCCGCGGAATTTATCTTCCCTATTTTGCATGGAATCCCAATATTATTTCCAACTTAAAAAAATGCGATATTGATTATTGTCTTTTAGACACGAGATTTTTCAGTAAAGCTCACTTAAACGCTTTTTCTCCCGTATGTATGGAAGATTCGGGGAAAATAATTTTCGGAATTCCCGCCACAAAAGAATTTGAAAACACGGAAGCCTCTCCCTCGGTGTTTTACGATATAATGTTAACATACGCCTCTTCCGTTACGGAAAACTCGATAGTAATTTTTTTATCGCCTGAAACCGTAGTTAAATTTTTAGATAAATCTCAAACGGGAAAATCATGGTTTGACGAATTTTTAGAACTTACCTCCAATCCCGATTCGGGTATTTCAATGGTAACGGCCGAACAGCTTATAAAACAAAAATCAATTTATCAAAAAGGATTTATAGAATCAAATGCCGTTTTTTCCAATCAGCCTGTAAATAATTCGGTAAAACACTTGGTTGCAAATAAATCTCACCTTTACGCAATGTATGCAAAAATAATGCATGTTCACAGTCTTATAAACCAAATGCGCGGAGATAAGTCGAGAAAACGCAATGCGCTTATGGAGCTGTGGCGTGCCGAAAGCGGTATCTTATTTAATCTGGAAGCAAGACATGAAAGATACAACAGGCAGCTTAGAAACTGCTGTTACCGCAGCTTACTTCTTGCCGAAAAACAATCCAGAATAAACGGTATTTTTACCCCCTCGCTTACAAGCCTTGATTTCGATTTGGACGGAGTAAGAGAATTTATTTCGCAGAGGGATAATATAAATATGTATATTCACAGCTCAGGCGGAAAAATATTCGAGCTGGATATTTTTAACGCATATAGAAACTATGCCGACATTTCCGCAGAAGAAACGGGCTTATTTATAGACCATCTTTTATCCGCAGATGAACTTGAAGCAGTAAAAAAAGGAGAATTTTCTTCCGCAATTGCAAACCCCGTCTTTTCGGAAAACCTATATCAGGACATAAAAACCGACAGATTTAAATTCGAATTACAGCTTAGAACCGAAGGCGGATTCAGGTCTTTTAATTTGCCGGTTTCCTTACGTAAACAATACGGTTTCAGCGATTACGGCGTACAAGTACAATATATCTTAAAAAACGAAAGCAAGATAACCCTTTCGGCTTATTTTATGGTGGAAATCGACTTAGCTACAAGTCCTATAGAAACAAAAAAGCCTCAAGTTTCCGTTTATGCAAACGACCAAAAACAAGAGGCAAACATAAACAACAATAAATTTGAATCGGTTTCATGGATACAAATTTACGACCCGCACGGCAAAAATATTTTCACAATTGAAACAAATGAAACCGCCGATTTGGTAATTTTACCCATTTATGAAAAATCCGGAGACGCAAAAAACCCGATTGCCGGTTTACGCAATTTGTTTTATTGGCGCATAGACTTACAACCGGGACTTGAAACCGAAAAACTTCTTTCTTTTAAATCCGACGGGAAAAAAACGGAAAAGAAAAAATGAAAGAAGCGGATTTTTTCAATCTGCAAACCGAAGAACTTGCAAAGGCTCTGTTGGGCAAACTTCTCCTCATAAAAACCGAAAACGGAATTGCCGGAGGATACATAGTCGAAACGGAAGCCTATTTGGGAGTTACAGACAGAGCT is drawn from Treponema pedis and contains these coding sequences:
- a CDS encoding divergent PAP2 family protein; translated protein: MLGIIQKEQLIMLFSSPIFLAAVTSWLLSQFIKTIFAMFNSSIRSPLDFFELILWRTGGMPSSHSALVASLTVSIGIRHGFDSDLFIFAIFVAMIVIRDAVGVRRSSGLQARALNDLGAKFSEINSSYSFKPVREIQGHKPVEAVAGIILGTITAILFAYFG
- a CDS encoding alpha-amylase/4-alpha-glucanotransferase domain-containing protein; translated protein: MENNRKKKIEICFTLHTDYSVIDAISKSDYTQIYKDIFSNLYGAPSIPFSFALSGGFLEWAQKENSHFFNVLSEMLKRKQIEIIGNAFYEPLLSMIPPSDLIGQIEYMTDILRKHFYKRPRGIYLPYFAWNPNIISNLKKCDIDYCLLDTRFFSKAHLNAFSPVCMEDSGKIIFGIPATKEFENTEASPSVFYDIMLTYASSVTENSIVIFLSPETVVKFLDKSQTGKSWFDEFLELTSNPDSGISMVTAEQLIKQKSIYQKGFIESNAVFSNQPVNNSVKHLVANKSHLYAMYAKIMHVHSLINQMRGDKSRKRNALMELWRAESGILFNLEARHERYNRQLRNCCYRSLLLAEKQSRINGIFTPSLTSLDFDLDGVREFISQRDNINMYIHSSGGKIFELDIFNAYRNYADISAEETGLFIDHLLSADELEAVKKGEFSSAIANPVFSENLYQDIKTDRFKFELQLRTEGGFRSFNLPVSLRKQYGFSDYGVQVQYILKNESKITLSAYFMVEIDLATSPIETKKPQVSVYANDQKQEANINNNKFESVSWIQIYDPHGKNIFTIETNETADLVILPIYEKSGDAKNPIAGLRNLFYWRIDLQPGLETEKLLSFKSDGKKTEKKK
- a CDS encoding Rnf-Nqr domain containing protein, giving the protein MIQNKTMTPFMLGLCPLIPASSNFAYGLVFSGCVWVIFFSGLLAEIITEMLGLKKSKEIFIKTFIAAAAAFLNFLLQGLFPIIQGSIQLYIYILGFSYIILLSLEDYHDNVESLEFPLVYSVLALSLSLLREIFAFGTLSIPSPSGFLTLNLPYFAENPPMRFLGTTAGAFILSALAAWIILSIKRGSILPFRSVK
- a CDS encoding SLBB domain-containing protein, with amino-acid sequence MTDFLTFRCGKELLEYPHSSTVLEGNAFLPQIAFIPISYGGKKVPEPLVLRGEFVREGQMIARGSGIGAVNAYSSIPGIVYDFVGFDLPDGRTIHSVAVKLEGSFDILGKPAANYSWKNSASSELLHAIDFAGVLNTASTTGEALAYQLRSAIKSGGKSVCINLFDKDPSCGLDAILFDTFYNEVAEGIGIAAKILNASTVVCIHKFGKNDKAKLEKISEACGNSAVEFIKASPCYPFIRNYIPKKNTDSLWLDISTALQTYEAVRTNNPITASYVLISGKAVNEPKVLKARIGTPIGNLIEECGGFKSNPEHIILNGLMCGFSIDNLDIPVTKNLKSIHICGKETVKHYSPSECINCGLCFNSCPLYLEPKKIVKAIESGNLNDEIIKQISLCKKCSCCSSCCPARIPLSAIIAETREQLKRERNIK